In Malus sylvestris chromosome 16, drMalSylv7.2, whole genome shotgun sequence, the following are encoded in one genomic region:
- the LOC126606789 gene encoding uncharacterized protein LOC126606789 yields MSNVGASKGILEIGKFGLYVAIPMVLMYTFANNSKNLQRFMGNHSYVVYPPEAPRPPSPEEMREMARELARKKAAR; encoded by the exons ATGTCGAATGTGGGAGCATCAAAGGGAATTCTGGAGATCGGAAAATTTGGGCTGTACGTCGCCATCCCCATGGTGCTTATGTACACCTTCGCCAACAACTCTAAGAATCTCCAGAGATTCATGGGCaat CATTCGTATGTAGTGTATCCACCGGAGGCACCGAGACCTCCATCACCGGAGGAAATGAGGGAGATGGCACGAGAGCTAGCTCGGAAGAAGGCTGCCCGTTGA